A region from the Achromobacter seleniivolatilans genome encodes:
- a CDS encoding acyl-CoA synthetase, with translation MSGMFDHGLARRDANYEALTPVDFIARAAEVYGNRLAVVHGKVRQTWAQTYERAQRLAGALEQAGIKRGDTVAVMLPNIPAMVEAHFGVPMLGAVLNTLNTRLDTPSVLFMLGHGEARALIVDTEYSDVAQRARAEFPHLVVISVHDLASAPATLAGATDYEAFLASAPAAYDWKPPADEWDAIALNYTSGTTGDPKGVVYHYRGAYMNAISNILEWDMPKHAVYLWTLPMFHCNGWCFPWTVAARAGVNVCLRKFDPQTVFDLIRNEGVTHYCGAPIVQSALANAPAEMRAGITHTVRTMVAGAAPAPAVIAKMRDIGFELTHVYGLTEVYGPAAVCARQEAWDALDDERRALLTARQGVRYHLQAGVSVRNPDTMEEVPADEQTVGEIMFRGNICMKGYLKNERATDDAFAGGWFHTGDLGVMTADGYVRIKDRSKDIIISGGENISSIEVEDALYRHPAVAAVAVVAMPDPKWGETPCAFVELKAGCTATVEEIIAHCKLLLPGFKVPRAVRFGELPKTSTGKIQKFELRAAVGATQAIDLSNPDKTD, from the coding sequence ATGAGCGGTATGTTCGACCACGGCCTTGCGCGCCGCGACGCCAACTACGAAGCCCTGACCCCCGTGGATTTCATTGCCCGGGCCGCCGAAGTCTATGGCAACCGCCTGGCCGTGGTGCACGGCAAGGTGCGCCAGACCTGGGCCCAGACTTATGAGCGCGCGCAGCGGCTGGCTGGCGCGCTGGAACAAGCCGGCATCAAGCGCGGCGACACCGTGGCGGTCATGCTGCCCAACATCCCCGCCATGGTCGAAGCCCACTTCGGCGTGCCGATGCTGGGCGCGGTGCTGAACACCTTGAACACCCGTCTGGACACGCCCAGCGTGCTCTTCATGCTGGGGCACGGCGAGGCCCGCGCGCTAATCGTAGATACTGAATACAGCGACGTCGCCCAGCGCGCGCGCGCCGAGTTTCCGCATCTGGTCGTGATCTCCGTCCACGATCTGGCCAGCGCGCCCGCCACGCTGGCGGGCGCCACGGACTACGAGGCCTTCCTGGCCAGCGCCCCCGCCGCCTACGACTGGAAACCGCCCGCCGATGAATGGGACGCCATTGCGCTGAACTACACATCTGGCACAACGGGCGACCCCAAAGGCGTGGTGTATCACTACCGCGGCGCGTATATGAACGCGATCAGCAACATCCTTGAATGGGACATGCCCAAGCACGCCGTCTATCTGTGGACGCTGCCGATGTTCCATTGCAATGGCTGGTGCTTTCCGTGGACCGTCGCCGCGCGTGCAGGCGTGAACGTGTGCCTGCGCAAATTCGATCCCCAGACCGTATTTGACCTGATCCGCAACGAAGGCGTCACGCATTACTGCGGCGCGCCCATCGTTCAAAGCGCCTTGGCCAATGCCCCCGCCGAAATGCGGGCAGGCATCACGCACACCGTGCGGACCATGGTGGCGGGCGCTGCGCCCGCGCCGGCTGTCATCGCCAAAATGCGCGACATCGGCTTTGAACTGACCCATGTGTATGGCCTGACCGAAGTCTATGGCCCCGCCGCTGTCTGCGCCCGCCAAGAGGCCTGGGATGCGCTGGACGATGAACGCCGCGCACTGCTGACCGCGCGCCAGGGCGTGCGCTACCACTTGCAGGCCGGCGTATCGGTGCGCAACCCCGACACCATGGAAGAAGTGCCTGCCGACGAACAGACCGTGGGCGAGATCATGTTCCGCGGCAATATCTGCATGAAGGGATATCTGAAGAACGAACGCGCTACCGACGATGCCTTTGCGGGCGGCTGGTTCCACACCGGCGACCTGGGCGTGATGACAGCGGACGGCTATGTACGCATCAAGGATCGCAGCAAAGACATCATTATCTCGGGCGGCGAGAACATCTCCAGCATCGAGGTCGAAGACGCGCTGTACCGCCATCCCGCCGTCGCGGCCGTGGCCGTGGTGGCGATGCCAGATCCGAAGTGGGGCGAAACCCCCTGCGCCTTTGTGGAACTCAAAGCGGGCTGCACCGCCACCGTTGAAGAAATCATTGCGCATTGCAAACTGCTGCTGCCCGGCTTCAAAGTGCCGCGCGCCGTGCGCTTTGGCGAACTGCCCAAAACGTCCACCGGCAAGATCCAAAAATTTGAACTTCGCGCCGCGGTGGGCGCAACCCAGGCCATCGACCTGTCCAACCCCGATAAAACTGACTGA
- a CDS encoding aspartate/glutamate racemase family protein: MTAAPLHIGIVACSAEGAALCYRTLCAEGAQRMGPHAHPEISLHTHSLADYVVCLDQNDLPGVAALMLSSAGKLARAGADFLICPDNTIHQAMGHVLPQSPLPWLHIAEEVAAEAAARDFRRIGILGTHWLVTSDVYPNKLEAQGLQYVRPSGDDRQELGRIIMDELVYGVFKPESVARLQAIIERLRDAGCDAVVLGCTELPLVLNDGNSVLPTLDSTRILARAALTRALRSR, encoded by the coding sequence ATGACCGCTGCGCCGTTGCATATTGGAATCGTCGCTTGCTCTGCCGAAGGCGCGGCCTTGTGCTATCGCACCCTATGCGCCGAAGGCGCGCAACGCATGGGGCCGCACGCGCATCCGGAAATTTCGCTGCACACCCATTCGCTGGCGGATTACGTGGTCTGCCTGGACCAGAACGACTTGCCCGGCGTGGCCGCGCTGATGCTGTCTTCGGCAGGCAAACTGGCCCGCGCGGGCGCGGATTTTCTGATCTGCCCCGACAACACCATTCATCAGGCAATGGGCCATGTGCTGCCGCAGTCCCCCCTGCCCTGGCTGCATATTGCTGAAGAGGTGGCCGCCGAGGCCGCCGCGCGCGACTTCCGCCGCATTGGCATTCTGGGTACGCACTGGCTCGTCACCAGCGATGTCTATCCCAACAAACTAGAGGCCCAGGGATTGCAGTACGTGCGCCCAAGCGGCGATGATCGCCAAGAACTGGGCCGCATCATCATGGACGAACTGGTTTATGGCGTCTTCAAGCCGGAATCCGTTGCGCGGCTGCAAGCCATTATTGAACGCCTGCGCGATGCCGGGTGCGATGCCGTCGTACTGGGATGCACCGAACTGCCGCTGGTGTTGAACGACGGCAACTCGGTGTTGCCTACGCTGGACTCCACCCGCATTCTGGCCCGCGCCGCGTTGACCCGGGCGCTTCGGTCCCGCTGA
- a CDS encoding MarR family winged helix-turn-helix transcriptional regulator: MATGKPDAWSLFLTAHALVVEEIEKRLSAAGLPPLAWYDALWALERAPDGTARMFEMAERMVIARYNLTRLMDRIEAAGLVERFRSDEDRRATFARLTPKGRALRREMWKVYGPAIDELFLSQLPAAQQAAMADSFRHIARHVRALNKEPAP; the protein is encoded by the coding sequence ATGGCCACGGGCAAGCCCGATGCATGGAGCCTTTTTCTGACCGCGCATGCGCTGGTCGTGGAAGAGATCGAAAAGCGCCTGTCCGCAGCCGGCCTTCCGCCGCTGGCCTGGTATGACGCGCTGTGGGCGCTGGAACGCGCGCCCGACGGCACGGCCCGCATGTTCGAGATGGCGGAGCGCATGGTGATCGCGCGCTACAACCTGACGCGCCTGATGGACCGCATTGAAGCCGCCGGACTGGTCGAGCGCTTCCGGTCCGATGAAGACCGCCGCGCCACCTTTGCCCGCCTGACGCCCAAAGGCCGCGCCTTGCGCCGCGAGATGTGGAAGGTCTATGGGCCAGCCATCGACGAGTTGTTCCTGTCGCAACTGCCCGCTGCGCAACAGGCAGCCATGGCGGACAGTTTTCGCCACATCGCCCGCCACGTGCGCGCCTTGAACAAGGAACCCGCTCCATGA
- a CDS encoding ABC transporter substrate-binding protein: MLRKLLAVSLLSAFAAAPALSAPPALEIGYLPILPDAQLFIALEEGTLQAKDAPAPKLVQFQSGPALTQALIAGQLDAAYVGIGPALVARAKGADIKVIASNIVEQVNVVALGPLAPYFASGDPATAFARFAKDHGRKPVIASYPKGAVPEAALQYWLRNQIKADPASVELIYQGEAQIQQSLLTGAIDGAAILEPTVTTVLTRAPESRVVARGSELFPKQPGAVLLVREKLIAEHPDTVQQLVNAHLTSTALLKNDPAKAAGYVQKYVGGGRLDRSLVEKAIRSSHDQFVADPHAIVNATAELQTFQATLGTVEAPPVDVKQLFDTRYYDKAAKQ, encoded by the coding sequence ATGCTCCGCAAGCTTTTGGCTGTTTCTTTGCTGTCTGCCTTTGCCGCCGCCCCGGCCCTGTCCGCGCCCCCGGCGCTTGAAATCGGCTACCTGCCCATCCTGCCCGACGCCCAGCTCTTCATTGCGCTGGAAGAAGGCACCTTGCAGGCCAAAGACGCGCCAGCTCCCAAGCTGGTCCAGTTCCAAAGCGGCCCGGCGCTGACCCAGGCGCTGATCGCAGGCCAGCTGGACGCCGCATATGTTGGCATCGGTCCGGCACTGGTGGCACGCGCCAAGGGCGCAGACATCAAGGTCATCGCGTCCAACATCGTCGAACAGGTCAATGTGGTGGCCCTGGGGCCGCTGGCGCCCTATTTCGCATCCGGCGACCCGGCCACGGCGTTTGCGCGCTTTGCCAAAGACCACGGCAGAAAGCCCGTTATTGCCAGCTACCCCAAGGGCGCTGTGCCAGAAGCCGCGCTGCAATATTGGCTGCGTAATCAGATCAAGGCCGATCCGGCCAGCGTAGAACTGATCTACCAGGGCGAAGCCCAGATCCAGCAATCGCTCTTGACGGGCGCTATCGACGGCGCGGCCATTCTTGAGCCCACGGTAACGACGGTGCTGACCCGCGCCCCCGAATCCCGCGTGGTGGCCCGTGGTTCTGAGCTGTTTCCCAAACAGCCCGGCGCCGTGCTGCTGGTGCGTGAAAAGCTGATCGCCGAACATCCCGACACCGTGCAGCAACTAGTCAACGCGCATTTGACGTCCACCGCGCTACTGAAGAATGATCCCGCCAAGGCCGCGGGGTACGTGCAGAAGTACGTGGGCGGCGGCCGTCTGGATCGCAGTCTGGTGGAAAAAGCCATTCGCAGCTCGCATGACCAGTTCGTGGCCGACCCGCACGCCATCGTCAACGCCACCGCAGAACTGCAAACCTTCCAGGCCACGCTCGGCACGGTAGAAGCGCCGCCCGTGGACGTGAAGCAGCTGTTCGACACCCGCTACTACGACAAGGCCGCGAAACAATGA
- a CDS encoding Crp/Fnr family transcriptional regulator, producing the protein MPSPLCHALLRNLDLFRPLSDAQLETALHGAAPCRLEAGALAYVQGAPGAHFFVLLQGFLKVSQVTPEGEQIIVRYVNPGDMFGLACAMGQTCYPATVQAVQESLCLAWPAAAWTPFTASHPQLGAIALQTMGHRLQDAHQRIQELSNDEVEQRVARTLLRLINQSGRPTHDGIDVGFPITRQDIAEMTGTTLHTVSRLLSDWKQRGIVASGRKRIVLRSPAALARLCEHTPPPMDCAACLSCRDGSPAMETSIPVLATH; encoded by the coding sequence ATGCCGTCGCCGCTATGCCACGCCCTGTTGCGCAACCTGGATCTGTTCAGGCCCTTGTCCGATGCACAGCTGGAGACCGCGCTGCACGGCGCCGCGCCGTGCCGGCTTGAAGCGGGGGCTTTGGCCTATGTGCAGGGCGCCCCCGGCGCGCACTTTTTTGTACTGCTGCAAGGTTTCTTGAAGGTGAGCCAAGTGACGCCCGAAGGCGAGCAGATCATCGTGCGTTACGTCAACCCGGGCGATATGTTCGGGCTGGCCTGCGCCATGGGGCAGACCTGTTATCCCGCTACGGTGCAGGCGGTGCAGGAAAGCCTGTGCCTGGCGTGGCCTGCGGCGGCCTGGACGCCATTTACTGCCAGCCATCCGCAGTTGGGCGCCATCGCGCTGCAAACCATGGGGCATCGGTTGCAGGATGCGCACCAGCGGATTCAAGAGCTGTCCAACGACGAGGTCGAACAGCGCGTGGCTCGCACGCTTTTGCGGCTGATCAATCAATCCGGCCGCCCCACGCACGACGGCATCGACGTCGGCTTTCCCATCACGCGCCAAGACATCGCCGAAATGACGGGCACCACTTTGCACACGGTCAGCCGGCTGCTTAGCGACTGGAAGCAGCGCGGCATCGTGGCCAGTGGCCGCAAACGCATTGTGCTGCGATCGCCCGCCGCGCTGGCCCGCTTGTGTGAGCACACACCGCCGCCCATGGATTGCGCCGCCTGTTTGTCCTGCCGCGATGGCTCACCCGCAATGGAAACGTCCATTCCGGTCTTGGCCACGCATTAG
- a CDS encoding nitric-oxide reductase large subunit encodes MGPYRKLWFTLIAVVAITFALLGFYGGEVYRQAPPIPGQVVTADGKPLFGREDILDGQTAWQSVGGMQLGSVWGHGAYQAPDWTADWLHRELTAWLDLAARDEHGTAYAQLAAPAQAALREALKAEYRGNRSDAATDTLTISARRAQAIEQTAAYYDQLFSDAPALHTSREHFAMKENTLPDAARRNQLTRFFFWTAWAAATEREGKSVTYTNNWPHEPLIGNQPSAENVMWSIVSVVVLLAGIGLLIWAWAFLRGKEEAEPEAPAKDPLAAFALTPSQRALGKYLFLVVALFGFQVLLGGFTAHYTVEGQKFYGIDVSQWFPYSLVRTWHIQSALFWIATGFLAAGLFLAPLINGGRDPKFQKAGVDILFWALVLVVVGSFTGNYLAIAQIMPPNLNFWLGHQGYEYVDLGRLWQIGKFAGICFWLVLMLRGIVPALRKPGGDKNLLALLTASVGAIGLFYGAGFFYGERTHLTVMEYWRWWIVHLWVEGFFEVFATTALAFIFSTLGLVSRRMATTASLASASLFMLGGIPGTFHHLYFAGTTTPVMAVGASFSALEVVPLIVLGHEAWENWRLKSRAPWMADLKWPLMCFVAVAFWNMLGAGVFGFMINPPISLYYIQGLNTTPVHAHAALFGVYGFLALGFTLLVLRYIRPQYSLSPGLMKLAFWGMNIGLALMIFTSLLPIGLIQFHASVSEGMWYARSEAFMQQDLLKTLRWGRTFGDVVFLLGALAMVMQVILGLLSAKPALVEPRLQAKTARG; translated from the coding sequence ATGGGTCCGTATCGGAAATTATGGTTCACATTGATCGCTGTGGTGGCGATCACGTTCGCATTGCTGGGTTTCTACGGCGGCGAGGTCTACCGGCAAGCTCCACCCATCCCGGGCCAGGTCGTCACGGCCGACGGTAAACCTCTGTTCGGCCGCGAAGACATTCTGGACGGCCAGACTGCGTGGCAGTCGGTGGGCGGCATGCAACTGGGCTCCGTGTGGGGCCATGGCGCATATCAGGCGCCCGACTGGACGGCGGACTGGCTGCACCGTGAACTGACCGCCTGGCTGGATCTGGCCGCGCGCGACGAACATGGCACTGCCTATGCGCAACTGGCCGCGCCCGCGCAAGCCGCGCTGCGCGAGGCTCTGAAGGCCGAGTATCGCGGCAACCGCAGCGATGCGGCGACCGATACGCTGACGATCAGCGCGCGCCGCGCGCAAGCCATCGAGCAGACGGCGGCCTACTACGACCAGTTGTTTTCCGATGCGCCAGCGCTGCATACCAGCCGCGAGCATTTCGCGATGAAGGAAAACACCTTGCCGGACGCCGCGCGTCGCAATCAGCTGACGCGGTTTTTCTTCTGGACCGCATGGGCGGCCGCTACTGAACGGGAAGGCAAGTCTGTCACCTACACCAACAACTGGCCGCACGAACCGCTGATCGGCAACCAGCCCAGCGCCGAGAACGTGATGTGGTCCATCGTCAGTGTGGTGGTGCTGTTGGCGGGCATTGGGCTCTTGATCTGGGCCTGGGCGTTCCTGCGCGGCAAGGAAGAGGCCGAGCCGGAGGCGCCCGCCAAGGACCCGCTGGCCGCGTTTGCGCTGACGCCGTCGCAACGCGCCTTGGGCAAGTATCTGTTCCTGGTGGTGGCGCTGTTCGGCTTTCAAGTGCTGCTGGGCGGGTTTACGGCGCACTACACGGTTGAAGGGCAAAAGTTCTACGGCATCGACGTATCGCAGTGGTTCCCGTATTCGCTGGTGCGGACGTGGCACATTCAAAGCGCGCTGTTCTGGATCGCTACCGGCTTTCTTGCGGCCGGCCTGTTCCTGGCGCCGTTGATCAACGGCGGGCGCGATCCGAAATTTCAGAAAGCGGGTGTCGACATTCTGTTCTGGGCGCTGGTGCTCGTGGTGGTCGGGTCATTTACCGGCAACTATCTGGCCATTGCGCAGATCATGCCGCCGAACCTGAATTTCTGGCTGGGTCACCAGGGTTATGAATACGTGGACCTGGGCCGGCTGTGGCAGATAGGCAAGTTCGCGGGGATCTGCTTCTGGCTCGTCTTGATGCTGCGCGGCATTGTGCCCGCGCTGCGCAAGCCGGGCGGCGACAAGAACCTGCTGGCCTTGCTGACGGCCTCTGTCGGCGCGATTGGGTTGTTTTATGGCGCAGGCTTTTTCTACGGTGAACGCACGCATCTGACCGTGATGGAGTACTGGCGCTGGTGGATTGTGCATCTGTGGGTGGAGGGCTTCTTTGAAGTGTTCGCCACGACGGCGCTTGCATTCATCTTTTCCACCTTGGGGCTGGTGTCGCGCCGCATGGCCACCACCGCCAGCCTGGCTTCGGCCTCGCTGTTCATGCTGGGCGGTATTCCCGGCACGTTCCATCACTTGTACTTTGCCGGCACGACGACACCCGTCATGGCGGTAGGCGCAAGTTTCTCGGCGCTGGAAGTGGTGCCGCTGATCGTGCTGGGCCACGAGGCCTGGGAAAACTGGCGTCTGAAGTCTCGTGCCCCGTGGATGGCTGACTTGAAGTGGCCGCTGATGTGCTTCGTGGCCGTGGCCTTCTGGAACATGCTGGGCGCGGGCGTCTTTGGGTTCATGATCAATCCGCCGATTTCGCTGTACTACATCCAGGGTCTGAATACCACGCCAGTTCATGCTCATGCGGCGCTCTTTGGGGTGTACGGCTTTCTGGCGCTGGGCTTTACCTTGCTGGTGCTGCGCTACATCCGTCCGCAATACTCGCTTAGCCCCGGGCTGATGAAGCTGGCGTTCTGGGGGATGAACATAGGCCTGGCGCTGATGATCTTCACAAGCTTGTTGCCGATAGGTCTGATCCAGTTCCATGCCAGCGTCAGCGAAGGGATGTGGTACGCCCGCAGCGAGGCCTTCATGCAGCAAGACCTGCTGAAGACCTTGCGCTGGGGTCGTACCTTTGGCGACGTGGTGTTCCTGCTGGGCGCGCTGGCAATGGTCATGCAGGTGATCCTGGGGCTGTTGAGCGCCAAGCCTGCTCTGGTTGAACCACGCTTGCAGGCCAAGACCGCGCGGGGCTGA
- a CDS encoding acyl-CoA dehydrogenase: MTYQAPVKDMLFVLNHLADLHKVAALPGFEEATPDTAQAVLEESAHFAADVLAPLNHPADREPSAWRDGAVTTAPGFKQAFRQYTEAGWQGMSHPVEYGGQGLPGLIGSPCSEMLNAANLSFALCPLLTNGAIEALMTAGSPELRERFIGPMISGQWTGTMNLTEPQAGSDLAMIRTRAQPVGDGTYRISGTKIFITYGDHDLTENILHLVLARLPDAPEGVKGISLFLVPKILVNDDGSLGARNDVTCVSIEHKLGIKASPTATLQFGDAGGALGYLVGQENRGLDAMFIMMNAARYAVGVQGIAIADRAYQHALAYAADRVQSRPVDGSSREAVAIIQHPDVRRMLGTMRALTEAGRALAYVTAGHADLAHASPDAEERKRQLAIQEFLVPIVKGWCTEMSIDVASLGVQVHGGMGFIEETGAAQYYRDARILTIYEGTTAIQANDLVGRKTLRDGGAVAHALLDAIRQTEAELESRTEPAAGLVLKPLRQARLALANAVDFVLANAASHPNAVFGAAVPYLLLAGTTLAGWQMARALLASLDLQQEDPAFHQAKIATVQCYALHKLTQAPGLAAVVLGAKDYEVQP; encoded by the coding sequence ATGACGTACCAAGCCCCCGTGAAAGACATGCTGTTCGTGTTGAACCATCTGGCCGACTTGCACAAAGTGGCCGCCCTGCCCGGGTTTGAAGAAGCCACGCCCGACACGGCACAGGCCGTGCTTGAAGAGTCCGCGCACTTCGCGGCCGACGTGCTGGCTCCGCTGAACCATCCGGCCGACCGCGAACCCAGCGCCTGGCGCGATGGCGCCGTCACCACCGCCCCCGGCTTCAAACAGGCTTTCCGCCAATACACCGAAGCCGGCTGGCAAGGGATGTCGCATCCCGTCGAATATGGCGGCCAGGGCTTGCCCGGGCTGATCGGCTCGCCCTGCTCTGAAATGCTGAACGCCGCCAACCTGTCGTTCGCCCTGTGCCCCTTGCTGACCAACGGCGCCATCGAAGCGCTGATGACGGCGGGCTCCCCCGAACTGCGCGAACGTTTCATTGGCCCCATGATTTCCGGGCAATGGACCGGCACCATGAACCTGACCGAGCCGCAGGCCGGTTCCGATCTGGCCATGATCCGCACGCGGGCGCAGCCCGTGGGCGATGGCACCTACCGCATCTCGGGCACGAAGATCTTCATCACCTATGGCGATCACGACCTGACCGAGAACATCCTGCATCTGGTGCTGGCCCGCCTGCCCGATGCGCCCGAAGGCGTCAAAGGCATTTCGCTCTTTCTGGTGCCCAAGATCCTGGTCAACGACGACGGCTCGCTGGGCGCGCGCAACGACGTCACCTGCGTCTCTATCGAACACAAGCTGGGCATCAAGGCCAGCCCCACCGCCACGCTGCAATTTGGCGACGCGGGCGGTGCGCTGGGGTATCTGGTCGGCCAGGAGAACCGCGGGCTGGACGCCATGTTCATCATGATGAATGCCGCCCGCTACGCCGTTGGCGTGCAAGGCATTGCCATCGCCGACCGCGCCTATCAACATGCGCTGGCCTATGCCGCCGATCGCGTGCAGAGCCGCCCGGTAGACGGATCTTCGCGCGAAGCCGTTGCCATCATCCAGCACCCGGACGTGCGCCGCATGCTGGGCACCATGCGCGCCCTGACCGAAGCCGGCCGCGCGCTCGCCTATGTCACCGCCGGTCATGCCGATCTGGCGCACGCCAGCCCCGATGCCGAAGAACGCAAGCGGCAACTGGCCATCCAGGAATTTCTGGTGCCTATCGTGAAGGGCTGGTGCACGGAAATGTCGATCGATGTGGCCAGCCTGGGCGTGCAGGTCCATGGCGGCATGGGGTTCATCGAAGAAACGGGCGCCGCGCAGTACTACCGCGACGCCCGCATCCTGACCATTTACGAAGGCACTACTGCCATCCAGGCCAACGACCTTGTCGGACGCAAGACCTTGCGCGACGGCGGCGCGGTGGCGCATGCGCTGCTGGATGCCATCCGCCAGACGGAAGCCGAACTGGAATCACGCACTGAGCCCGCAGCCGGCCTGGTGCTGAAACCGCTGCGCCAGGCCCGCCTGGCCCTGGCCAATGCCGTGGACTTTGTTCTGGCCAATGCCGCGAGCCACCCCAACGCCGTCTTCGGCGCTGCGGTTCCCTACCTGCTCTTGGCGGGCACCACGCTAGCGGGCTGGCAGATGGCGCGCGCGCTGCTGGCAAGCCTGGACTTGCAACAGGAAGACCCGGCGTTCCACCAGGCCAAGATCGCCACGGTGCAGTGTTACGCGCTGCACAAACTGACGCAGGCCCCGGGGCTGGCGGCCGTTGTGCTGGGCGCTAAGGACTACGAGGTCCAACCCTGA
- a CDS encoding Crp/Fnr family transcriptional regulator: MSDVSNVVSPAELAGLFGACSWFQALDASHQELVLASSRAEHVGNGAWIARRNAPSDYWLGVHTGLLKLAIYNESGRSCTFSGVPRGGWFGEGSVIKRELRKYDVVAIQPSLVMLVPATTFHALLSASLPFSHFVIGQLNDRMGEFIASIQNHRLLDADARVAQSLAQLFNPQLYPSTDLTLAISQEELGYLTGLSRQRVNQALQALADQEILTVAYNQIKVLDLDRLRQYGLDQL, encoded by the coding sequence ATGTCCGATGTTTCAAACGTTGTTTCCCCTGCCGAACTGGCAGGCCTGTTCGGCGCCTGCTCCTGGTTTCAGGCGCTGGACGCCAGCCATCAGGAGCTGGTGCTGGCGTCTTCGCGCGCCGAACACGTGGGCAACGGCGCGTGGATTGCGCGGCGCAATGCGCCATCGGATTATTGGCTGGGCGTGCACACCGGCCTGCTCAAGCTGGCGATCTATAACGAATCGGGCCGCAGCTGCACGTTTTCGGGGGTGCCTCGGGGCGGCTGGTTTGGCGAAGGCAGCGTCATCAAGCGCGAGCTGCGCAAATACGATGTGGTGGCGATTCAGCCTTCGCTGGTGATGCTGGTGCCAGCAACCACCTTTCATGCGCTGCTGTCGGCCAGCCTGCCGTTTTCGCATTTTGTCATCGGCCAGTTGAATGACCGGATGGGTGAGTTCATCGCGTCCATTCAAAACCATCGTTTGCTGGACGCGGATGCGCGGGTGGCGCAGTCTCTTGCGCAACTGTTCAATCCGCAGCTGTATCCGTCCACGGATCTGACCCTGGCCATTTCGCAGGAAGAACTGGGGTACTTGACGGGTTTGTCGCGGCAGCGGGTCAACCAGGCTTTGCAGGCGCTGGCGGATCAGGAAATTCTGACCGTGGCCTACAACCAGATCAAGGTACTGGACCTGGACCGGTTGCGGCAGTACGGGCTGGACCAGCTCTAG
- a CDS encoding SUMF1/EgtB/PvdO family nonheme iron enzyme: protein MRSQLIVSASLLLTACGPGDRARLALPELTRLPPGEVRYVPPGEALRNGYPVTPAPKLVRYPNGFSIMTRQVSQADYAACVGAGGCKPLDAAQRQASNATLPASGISWTDATAYAAWLSAGTGRRFRLPAYAEWVYAAGEAYQEAAVASFPDSTDPAQRWLAEYEQQSARGEQADTALRPFGGYGVNTAGLKDMAGSVWDWTEDCHERRELSVSAAVSANTAPPGAPASSADEAAGRNCGIRVAAGRHIAYLPDFIRDPKGGACSVGIPPANLGVRLVLDEDPIS, encoded by the coding sequence ATGCGTTCCCAACTGATCGTTTCGGCATCGTTGCTGTTGACTGCTTGCGGGCCCGGAGATCGGGCCCGCCTTGCATTGCCGGAACTGACCCGGCTGCCGCCGGGCGAAGTGCGTTATGTGCCACCAGGCGAGGCGCTGCGTAACGGCTATCCGGTCACGCCTGCGCCCAAGCTTGTGCGCTATCCCAATGGCTTTTCCATCATGACGCGGCAGGTCAGCCAGGCCGACTATGCCGCGTGCGTAGGCGCCGGCGGATGCAAACCGCTGGATGCGGCGCAACGCCAGGCATCCAACGCTACTCTGCCAGCCTCTGGCATCAGTTGGACTGACGCCACCGCCTACGCTGCCTGGTTGTCAGCGGGTACCGGACGCCGGTTTCGTCTTCCCGCCTATGCGGAATGGGTCTATGCGGCGGGCGAGGCCTACCAGGAAGCCGCCGTCGCTTCATTTCCGGACAGCACTGACCCCGCCCAGCGCTGGCTGGCCGAGTACGAACAGCAAAGCGCCCGGGGCGAACAGGCGGATACCGCGCTGCGTCCGTTCGGCGGATACGGTGTCAACACGGCAGGGTTGAAGGACATGGCGGGCAGCGTGTGGGATTGGACCGAAGATTGCCATGAGCGCCGCGAGTTGAGTGTGTCGGCAGCCGTCTCTGCAAACACCGCGCCGCCTGGCGCACCTGCGTCTTCGGCGGACGAGGCCGCTGGCCGAAACTGCGGCATACGCGTGGCGGCGGGCCGGCACATTGCCTATCTGCCTGACTTCATCCGCGACCCCAAGGGCGGGGCCTGCTCGGTGGGCATTCCGCCCGCCAATCTGGGTGTGCGACTGGTGCTGGACGAAGACCCTATTTCCTAA